A DNA window from Callospermophilus lateralis isolate mCalLat2 chromosome X, mCalLat2.hap1, whole genome shotgun sequence contains the following coding sequences:
- the LOC143397926 gene encoding LOW QUALITY PROTEIN: citrate synthase, mitochondrial (The sequence of the model RefSeq protein was modified relative to this genomic sequence to represent the inferred CDS: deleted 1 base in 1 codon), with protein sequence MALLTAAARLLGAKNASCLVLAARHASTSTTNLKDILANLIPKEQARIKAFRQQHGKTVVGQITVDMMYGGMRGMKGLVYETSVLDPDEGIRFRGHSIPECQKLLPKAKGGEEPLPEGLFWLLVTGQIPTEEQVSWLSKEWAKRAALPSHVVTMLDNFPTNLHPMSQLSAAITALNSESNFAQAYAEGINRTKYWELIYEDCMDLIAKLPCVAAKIYRNLYREGSSIGAIDSKLDWSHNFTNMLGYTDAQFTELMRLYLTIHSDHEGGNVSAHTSHLVGSALSDPYLSFAAAMNGLAGPLHGLANQEVLVWLTQLQKEVGKDVSDEKLRDYIWNTLNSGRVVPGYGHAVLRKTDPRYSCQREFALKHLPNDPMFKLVAQLYKIVPNILLEQGKAKNPWPNVDAHSGVLLQYYGMTEMNYYTVLFGVSRALGVLAQLIWSRALGFPLERPKSMSTDGLMKFVDSKSG encoded by the exons ATGGCTTTACTCACTGCGGCCGCACGGCTCTTGGGAGCCAAGAATGCATCCTGTCTTGTTCTTGCAGCCCGGCATGCCAGTACTTCTACCACGAATTTGAAAGACATATTGGCCAACCTGATACCTAAGGAGCAGGCCAGAATTAAGGCATTCAGGCAGCAACATGGCAAGACAGTGGTGGGCCAAATTACTGTGGACATGATGTATGGTGGCATGAGAGGCATGAAGGGACTTGTATATGAAACGTCAGTTCTTGAT CCGGATGAGGGCATCCGATTCAGAGGCCATAGTATCCCTGAATGCCAGAAATTACTGCCTAAGGCTAAGGGCGGGGAAGAACCCCTTCCTGAGGGCTTATTTTGGCTGCTGGTAACTGGACAGATCCCAACAGAGGAACAGGTATCTTGGCTTTCAAAGGAGTGGGCAAAGCGGGCAGCTCTGCCTTCTCATGTGGTCACCATGCTGGACAACTTTCCCACCAACCTACACCCCATGTCTCAACTCAGTGCAGCCATTACTGCCCTCAATAGTGAAAGTAACTTTGCCCAGGCATATGCAGAGGGTATTAACCGTACCAAGTACTGGGAGTTAATATATGAAGATTGTATGGATCTCATCGCAAAACTACCTTGTGTTGCTGCAAAGATCTACCGGAATCTCTACCGGGAGGGCAGCAGTATTGGGGCCATTGACTCTAAGCTGGACTGGTCCCACAATTTCACCAACATGTTAGGCTATACTGATGCTCAGTTCACTGAGCTCATGCGTTTATACCTCACCATCCACAGTGACCATGAAGGTGGCAATGTAAGTGCCCATACCAGCCACTTGGTGGGCAGTGCACTTTCAGACCCTTACCTGTCCTTTGCAGCAGCCATGAATGGGCTTGCAGGACCTCTACATGGACTGGCAAATCAGGAAGTACTTGTCTGGCTAACACAACTACAGAAGGAAGTTGGCAAAGATGTGTCAGATGAAAAGTTAAGAGACTACATCTGGAACACACTCAATTCAGGACGGGTTGTCCCAGGCTATGGTCATGCAGTTCTAAGGAAGACAGATCCACGATATTCCTGTCAGCGAGAGTTTGCTCTGAAACACCTACCCAATGACCCTATGTTCAAACTTGTTGCTCAGCTGTATAAGATTGTGCCCAATATCCTCTTGGAGCAGGGAAAGGCTAAGAATCCTTGGCCGAACGTAGATGCTCACAGTGGGGTATTGCTCCAGTATTATGGCATGACAGAGATGAATTACTACACAGTCCTCTTTGGGGTGTCACGGGCACTGGGTGTATTGGCACAGCTCATCTGGAGCCGAGCCCTAGGCTTCCCTTTAGAAAGGCCCAAGTCCATGAGCACGGATGGTTTGATGAAGTTTGTGGACTCTAAGTCAGGGTAA